GCGCGCGGTCAAGGCGAGCACCTGCAGCACTCCGTCGTGCACCTGCCGGGCGAGCCGTTCGCGCTCCGCGGCCCGGGCGCGCAGCTCGAGCGCCCTCGTCAACTGCTCGTGGGCGCGCTGCACACCGTGGCTCGCCACCCCCGCGGCGATGCCCGCACTGACGAGAATGGGCAGCGTCGGTGAACGTTCGAGCCACGACAGATCTCCGCCGACGTGCAGGCACGCGAGCCCCAGGACGACGGCGCTCGCGAAACCTGCGCCGACACCCCACATCATCCCGGCGGTGAGCACGGCGTTCGTCACCCACATCGTCGTCGGCAGGCTCTGGTTGTGATCCCACCAGCTCTCGGGTGCGACGATCCACGTCGAGTAGACGAGCGCGAGCGTGACGACCTGGTCGAGCCCGATGAGCACAGGCCGCCAGGTGCGGCGCGCGAACATCGTGTACGCCGCGATGCCGGACCAGATGCACTGCACCGCGATGAGGGCGCTTGCCAGGTGGGGGCGCGAATAGTGCGAGATCGCCATCGAATGGATGAAGAGGCTGTACGCGAGCGTCAGGACGCGAAACGCGCCCGAGGTTGCCCAGAGCGACCCCATCGCGTCGTCGGGCAGGCCCACGCCCCAGCCCGTCCATCGGGACGCGACGGACGACGCCCCGAACCGCACAGGCGATTCGGGGCGTCGACGCAGGTGGGCTCGGCTCACTTGCGCTGCTCGGGGTACGGCACCCCGTAACCCTCCTGGCCGGGCGCCTGGTACTGGCCACTCGCGGTGTTCTGCGTCGGGTACGGCATCTGCGACGGCGGCAGCTGCGGCTGCTCGTTGTACGGACGCTGCTGGCTCTGCGGCGCGTCGAACTGCACGTTCGGCGCCTGGTCGTTCGTCATGTTGACGCGCGGGGCACCCTTCGTCGCCTCGTCGGCCTCGTAGTACTCGGCCTTCGTCACGCCCGCGGGGCCGGCCATGAACTTCGTCGGGATCGAGTCGACCTTCGAGTTGAGCGAGCTGACGCACGCGTTGTAGTAGCGGCGCGCGTTGGAGATGCGGTCCTCGGTCGAGCTGAGCTCGCCCATGAGCTGCTGGTAGTTCTGGTTCGACTTGAGGTCGGGGTAGGCCTCGGAGACGGAGATGAGGCGACCCAGCGCCTGGCTCAGCTCACCCTCGGCCTCGGCGACCTGCGCCGGCGAACCGTTCGTGTTGACGGCCGCACCACGCGCGCGGATGACGGCGTCGAGCGTGCCCGCCTCGTGCTTCGCGTACGCCTTGACCGTCTCGACGAGGTTCGGGATGAGGTCGTGACGACGCGTCAGCTCGACGTCGATCTGGTGCCAGGCCTCTTGCACCGTGTTGCGCTGCTTGACGAGGCCGTTGTACATCATGACGGCTGCGACGACGAGCGCGACGATGATGACGAGAAGGATGATGACGAACGTCATGAGTGGCTCCTGCTTCGAGGGGTCATGTCTGCTTCGACCCTAGCCGACGGCAGCGACCACCGTCAGCGCTCGATGCGTGTCACGGCGCGATTCGCCCCCGGCGGGGCCGGCTGCGCCTGGGGACTGGAGGTCACTCCTCGTCGAAGCGGGTGAGGATCTGCTCGACGATCTGGGGGGATGCGCCCAGCGGCGCGGTGACGATTTCGGCGCCCGAACGCGTCAGCTTGTCATGGAAGTGCCCCTCGCCGAGCAGCAGCGCGGCGACGGCGACACGGACGTGAGGGTGGTCGCGGTTTGCGCTCACGGCGTCGGGCACGGACGGGGTGGCAGCCGAGCCGAAGGCCACGTCGATCGAGGTACCCCAGACGTCAGCGAGCAGACGTGCCTGGGCGCGGGCGTCGGCGGTGGCCTCGGCGCGGCTGGACCCGGCGGCGGCCATGACGATCGCGTCGCCGGGACGCGCGCCTGCCTCGCGGAGGCGCTGCGCGAGCAGTTCCGCGATGGGTCGCGACGGGCCGAGCGCGCCCGTCGAGCGCGCGTTGTCGTGCGGCGCAACGGCTTTCGCGACGTCGACCCGCACGTGGTAGCCGCCGCAGAACAACAGCGGCACGGCGACGACCTCGTCGAACTCGGGCACCAAGCGCGCCACGACGTCCGCGACCTTCGGCTCCTGCACGTCGACATACGCCTCGGTGACGGTGAGGTCGGGGCGCGCGGCGCGAACCGCGTCGGCGAGATCGTGGACGACCCGCCGGCCCTGTGGGCTCGCCGTCCCGTGGGCGACGAGGACGAGTGCGGCTCGCCGGCCGCCACGCGCGGGCGCCGTTGCAACAGCGGAGGATTCAGGGGGCGCGAGATCGGGCGCGGTCGGGGCGACCGTCATGTCGTCAGGCATGGCCGTCATTGTGCCCGCCGAGGGTGTCGGCGACCAGGCGCGTCAAGGCGCCGAGGCGAAAGCGCGTCGGCACGATCGGTTCGACGCCGCACTCGCGCAGCGGCGCCGCGGTGGTGTCACCGACGCAGGCCGCGATGACGCGCCCCTCGCGCAGCATGTCCAGCACGGCATCCTGTTGACCCGAGGCGCGCGCGGCGTCGAGAAAGGCGAAGACGCCGGGAGCTGCGGTGAACGCGACGACATCGACGTCGGATCGCGCGACGAGATCGACGGCGCGCGCGACCGCAGAGGGGTCGGGCGCCGGGCCCCAGCGGTAGACGACGAGCGAGACGACGTCAGCACCTGCGGCGCGCAGGGTCTCGTCGATGCCGTCGGAACCGGCGCCGTGGTGTTGCACAGCGACGCGGACGCCGTGGAGCGACTCCCCGCGCAGACGTTCCTTGATCTCCTCGGTCGTCTCCGAGGCGGCCGTCCACGTGACCTCGAGACCCGCTCCGACGACAGCGCCGCGCGCCTTCGGCCCGCGGGCGTAGATGCGAGTCGTCCGCAGTGCGTCGAGGAGTCGCTCGCGCAGCCCGGCTGCCTCCGCGGCCTCGAACCAGCCCCGGAACCCGATGCCCGTCGTCACGACGAGCAGGTCGGGCGGCTCCTCGGTCAGCGCGCGGGTATGGGCGAGCAGCTCAGGGTCGTCGACGTGCGGCACGTGCGACATCGTCGCTGCCCGGACCACCTCGGCGCCGCGACGTTCGAGAGGTGCGGCGAACTCATCGGCCTTGCGCTGCGCGGTGATGACGATGCGCCGCCCGGCGAGGTCGTGCGGCGCCCGTCGCTGCTGGGGAGCGGAATCCGAAGCGAACTCCACCGAAGCGACGGCAGAGGCGTGCGACGCACGCCGAGCGGCGTCTCGAGGGGCGCTCGCGCCGTCCGGCTGCTGGTCACGCATCGGTCTCACCCGTCCCCTCGGTGGTGGCTTGCTGCGTCGTCATGTCGATGATCGCCGCGTCGGGCAGGACGTCGACGACGTCGCCGATGACGATGACGCTCGGGTTGCCGATGCCCCGCGTGGCGCACTCGCCGGCGAGCTCGTCGAGGGTGGAACGCACGACCTGCTGCTGCGGCGTCCACGCACGGTGGACGACGCCCGCGGGCGTCGCGGCCGGTTTGCCGTGCGCGACGAGGCCGGCCGTCAGCTCGCCCAGGCGTCCCATCCCCATGAGGACGACGATGGTGTGCGGCCATGCCGCCAGCGCCGGCAGCGCCAGTTCGTCGTGCCCGGAGAGCACGAGCAGGCCCGCCGACCATCCGCGATGCGTCACCGGGATGCCGCCGGCGAGCGGCGCGGAGAGCGCGCTCGTCACGCCGGGCACGACATCGACGTCGATGCCGTGCGCGTGGCAGGACAGGTATTCCTCCCCCCCGCGGCCGAGCAGGTACGGATCGCCGCCCTTGAGGCGCACCACCCGCCGCCCGGCCCGCGCCTCACGCACGAGAATCGCGTTGATCTCGTCCTGCGGAACGGGGTGATGGTGCGGGCTCTTGCCGACGTCGATGATCTCGGCGCTCAGATCGAGACGCGCCAGTTCGTCCCGCGGGCCAAGGCGATCGGCGACGATGACGTCCGCCTGCTCGAGCTCGCGCAGGGCACGCAGCGTCAGCAGGTCGAGCGAACCCGGTCCGCCGCCGACGAGGACGACGCGCCCCGCCGCGACTGCGTCGCTCATCCGTTCCTCCTCGCTGCGGCCCTTTGTGTTCACTCCCCGACCTTAGGCAGCGACGCGCCGCGGCCGCCGTGATGTTCGTGACGCGAGAAGCGACGCGCACTCACGCCCGCGCAGCACCCGTCGAGCAGTTTCATGATCGGCGCTCCACGGCACGAACCCGCACACCGCCGGCGATCAATCGGCGAATGAGCTCAGTGGCGCGCACGGGCAGCGCGCCACCCGCGACCAACGCGTCGTACATGCGCTCCGGCACGTCGTAGTGGTCGACGTCGAACGCAGCATCCGGAACGCCATGATCGTGCGCGAACGCGTGCAGCTCGTCGAGCGAGCTGTCGGAGACGAGATGCGAGAACACCGTGCCCCACGCGGGCCACATCGGCGGGTCGATGAGGATGGCCACCGTCCCATCATCGCGGTTGGCCGGGCACATCGCCACCGTCCCCGCCGCAGGCGACCGACCTGGCGAGGCGGCCGGACGATCAGCGCGTCGTCTGCTCCGGTTCTGCGTAGTCGCTCGTGCGCTCGCCCAGCTCGATCATCCCGTCGCGCTCACGCACGGCCCAGGTGCCGAGACGGACGGCGCGGTCGGCGACGTCCTCGCCCGTCCGCACGTCGAAGGCCTGCTTGTACAGCGGCGACTGGATGACGTCGTACGTCTCACCGTCCAGAGTGCGCGTCCCGACGACGCCGCGGGCGATGACGTTCGCGAGGGCGTACGGGTCACGGTGGCCGACGGCGAACACCTCGTCGTTCGCGAGGCGCACGAGGGCGACCTGCGCGCCGTCCGGCGTGAGTGCCGCAACGGCCCGCTCCGGTGTCAGCCGGTCGACGGCGCACAGCGGGGTCCACGAGGTACCGGCCTCGCTAGGTGTGGGGGTTGTCATCCCTGGCCTCCTTGTGCAGCGCCTGCGCCGACGGGGATGCGCTCGCCTGCGATCCGGACGGGACGTCGGTTGGAGTCGATGAGTTCGAGGGTGGCGTCGGCCTTCTCGGCCGGGGTCGCCGGGCGGGGCTGGTCACGTTCCACGACGTAGAGCAGATCGGGGTCGACGTTCGTGTCGTCGTTGACGAAGGCCGTGAACCGGGCGAGCTTCTCAGGGTCCTCCAGGACGTCGCGCCACTCGTCGGAGTAGGCGTTGACGTGACGTGCCATCATCGCGTCGAGGTCGGCGCAGATGCCCAGCGCGTCGTCCATGATCACCTCGCGCAGGTGCTCGGCGCCGCCCTCGAGCTCGGCGAGCCACGGCGCGGTGCGCTGCAGCCGCTCGGCTGTCGAGATGTAGAACATGAAGAACCTGTCGATGGTGCGGATCAGTTCTTCTTCGTCGAGGTCCTCAGCGAGCAACTGCGCGTGCACCGGCTTGAAGCCACCGTTACCCCCGACGTAGAGGTTCCACCCGTTCTCCGTCGCGATGATGCCGGCGTCCTTGCCGCGCGCCTCGGCGCACTCGCGCGCGCACCCGGAGACACCCATCTTGAGTTTGTGCGGGCTGCGCAGCCCCTTGTACCGGGTCTCGAGGTCGATCGCGAGACGGACGGAGTCGCGCACGCCGAAGCGGCACCAGGTCTGCCCGACGCACGACTTCACCGCACGCAAGCTCTTGCCGTATGCCTGGCCGCATTCGAAGCCCGCGTCGAGCAACTCGCGCCAGATGGCGGGGAGCTGGTCGATGCGGGCACCGAACATGTCGATGCGCTGGGCGCCGGTGATCTTCGTGTAGAGGCCGTACTTCTCGGCGATCTGCCCGATCGCGACGAGACCCGACGGCGTCACCTCACCACCCGGGATGCGCGGCACGACCGAGTACGTACCGTCCTTCTGCATGTTGGCGAGGACGTGATCGTTCGTGTCCTGCATCGTCGCCTGCTGACCGTCGAGCACGTGGCCGTTCTCGAGACTGGCGAGGATGTTGGCGATCGTCGGCTTGCACACGTCACAGCCACGCCCGGCGCCGAAACGCTCGATGACGTCGTCGAAGGACGTGAGCTTCGCGACCTTGATCGCGTTGAACAGCTGGCTTCGTGACAATGGCATGTGCTCGCACAACGACCTGTCGACCTCGATACCGGCCTTCGCCTGCTCGACCTCGACGAGCTTGATGACGAGCGGCAGGCATGATCCGCACGAGGTCCCTGCCTTGGTGCAGGTCTTGATGTCCGAGACCGTCGTGGCACCGTCCGCGAACGCCGCACGGATCTGGCCCGCACTCACGTTGTTGCACGAGCAGACGCCCGCGTCGTCGGGCAGTTCGAGGTTGATCTCGGCCTTCGCGCCGCGTTCGTCCTCGGGGATGACGAAGGCGCTCGGCGCTGCGAGGTCGTGGCCGACCATCGCCCGCAGGCTCGGGAACGCGCTCGCATCACCGACGAGCACTCCGCCGAGGAGGGTGTGTCCGTCATCGGCGACGACGAGCTTGCGGTACCAGCCGGTCATGGCATCCGAGTAGACGACCTCGCGCGCGCCGGGCGTCGCGGCGAACGCGTCGCCGAAGCTCGCGACGTCGACGCCCATGAGCTTGAGCTTCGTCGAGGAATCGGCGCCGTCGAAGTCCGGCGCTTCGCCGAGCAGATGCGCAGCGGCGATCTCGGCCATCGTGTACCCGGGTGCGACGAGGCCCCACACCTCCCCCTGGATGCACGCGACCTCACCGATCGCGTGGATGGCCGGGTCCGTCGTGGCGCAGTGGGTGTCGACGAGGACGCCGCCGCGAGGCCCGAGCTCGAGGCCCGCGGCACGCGCGAGTTCGTCGCGAGGACGGATGCCCGTGGCGAAGACGACGACGTCCACGTCGTCCCGCTCGCCACTCGCGTAGTCCATCGAGGCGACGCGACCGTCGTCGCCCGCGTTGATGCGTGCCGTGGCGGTCGAGGTGCGCACGTGCACGCCGGTGCCTTCGATGATGCGCTTGAGATCCTCGCCGCCTCCCGCGTCGACCTGCATGGGCATGAGGCGGTCAGCGAACTCGACGACCGTCGTAACCGCTCCCATCGCCTGCAGCGCGCCACCGGCCTCGAGGCCGAGCAGACCACCTCCGATGACGGCGCCGCGCACCTGCCGCTCGGGGTGGCGTCCGGCCGTGTCCGAGACGTAGCGCCGAAGCGCCTCGACATCGTCGAGGGTGCGGTAGACGAAACAACCCGTGACGTCGCGCCCCTCGATGGGCGGCACTGCGGCGTGCGAGCCCGTTGCCAGGATGAGGGCGTCGTAGGAGATGTGCTCGCCGCCCTCCGTCTCGACGGCTCGCGCGTCTCGGTCGATGCCGGTGACGAGCGTGCCCGTGCGCAACGTCACCCGTTCGTCGTCCCAGACACTCTCGTCGAGCAGCAGATCTGACGCGGTGGAGCCCGAGAAGAAGCTCGTCAGATGCACCCGGTCGTACGGCGCGAACGGCTCGTCACCGATGACCGTTAGCGAGACGCGGCGCGCGTCGTCCTTCGCGAGGAGCGTCTCGGCGAACTTGTGGGCCACCATCCCCGCGCCGATGACGACGACGTGGGTGGGTCTGTCTTGGCGCATGCTTCCTCCGGAACGGGTCGTGTCATCCCACCGTACGAGCGCACCGGGACGTCGGCGAAGGGGCCATGGTCCCGATTCACCGGGTGTTCACCTGCAGCGGTGTCCAGCTCCGTGGCGACGGGCGCGCACCCCTGAGGCACAGACGAACGAGCCGCCACCGGTGACGGTGACGGCTCGTTCGCGCACAGCCAAGAGGCGCGGCGTGACAGACGCTCAGGCGAGGCCGAGATCTTCCATCGAGAAGGCGCTGACGTAGGTGAGGCCCTCGGCCTCGATCTTCTCCTGCGCACCGGTGGCACGGTCGGCGATGGTCGCGACGCCGACGACCTCGGCGCCCTCCTCACGGCACGCGGCGACGGCTTCCAACGGCGAGGCACCCGTCGTCGTCGTGTCCTCGACGACGAGCACGCGACGACCCTTGATCGAGGGGCCCTCGATGCGCTGCTGCAGGCCGTGCGCCTTGCCGGCCTTGCGGACGACGAACGCGTCGACCTGCTCCCCCGCAGCAGCCGCAGCGTGCAGCATCGACGTCGCGACGGGGTCAGCACCAAGCGTCAGACCGCCGACGGCGACGTAGTCGAAGTCCCTCGTCAGATCGCGCATGACGCGTCCGACGAGCGGCGCAGCCTCGCCGGAGAGAGAGATGCGACGCAGATCGACGTAGTAGTCGGCCTCCTTGCCGCTGCTCAACGTCACCTTGCCGTGCACGATGGCGTTGTCCTTGATGAGTTGCAGCAGGCGGGCGCGGTCTTCGGCGATGTTCGTCATGCCGTCCATTCTATTTGGCGGGGGTTCCTCAGTCGCGCGGCCGATGACGGTTGCTCAAAGCGCCCGCGCGCACGATGGAGCGCGGCACGTGGCGCAGCAACTGCGTCGCGACCTTGTACTGCTTCCCCGGCACCGAGATGACGCGGCCGGCGTCGACGTCGGCGAGGCAGTCGCGCACGAGGCGGTCGGCGTCGAGCCAGAGTCGCTTGCCGATGGCCGAGGTCTTGTCGACGTCGATGTCGGCGCTCGCGTGGAAGTCGGTGTGGGTGAAACCTGGGCACAGCGCGGTCACCGTGACGCCCGTGCCCGCGAGCTGGCCGGCGAGCGACTCGCTGAACACGGTGACATACGACTTCGCCGCCGAGTAGGTGCCGCTCGCCATGAACCCCGCGACCGACGAGACGTTGATGATCGCGCCCCGCCCCCGCTCACGCATCGCGCGGCCTGCGGCGTGGCTGAGCACGACGACGGCCTTGACCATGACGTCAACGGAGGCGATCTCCTTCTCGACGTCGGTGTCGAGGAACGCCGTCTTGAGCCCGAAGCCGGCGTTGTTGACGAGCACCTCGATGGGGTCGCTCGCCTGCGCGACACGCTCGGCGACGCGCTTGAGATCGTCAGCGTTGGCGAGGTCGGCCGCGAGGACCTCGGCGTGCACGCGGTAGCGCTTCTCGAGGTGTGCCTTGAGCTCCTCGAGCCGGTCGGCGCGCCGCGCGACCAGGACGACGTTGTCGCCGCGCGCCGCCAGCTGCTCGCAGAACTCCTTGCCGATGCCGGCGCTCGCGCCGGTGACCAGTGCCCATTTCGTCATGCTCACCACTGTGCCACTCGTCGCCGACAACCGCAGGATCCCGCTGGTTTCGAGGGTTGTCGCAGGGCCCGTCTAGGGTTGAGGCATGCGAATCGCCACGTGGAACGTCAACTCCATCCGCACCCGCGTCGACCGCGTCATCGCCTTCCTCGAACGTGGTGACGTCGACGTGCTCGCCATGCAGGAGACGAAGTGCAAGGACGAGCAGTTCCCCATGGCCCGCTTCGAGGAAGCCGGGTACGAGGTCGCCCATCACGGGCTGAACCAGTGGAACGGTGTCGCGATCGCCTCGCGCGTCGGCCTCGAGGACGTGCAGATCGGCTTCGAGGACATGCCCGGCTTCGGCGACCCCATCGCGGCGGAGGCCCGCGCCATCGCCGCCACGTGCGACGGGGTGCGCATGTGGTCGCTCTACGTGCCGAACGGTCGCGAGATCGGCCACCCGCACTACGAGTACAAGCTCGACTGGCTCGCCGCGCTGCGCGCCGACGGCGAGAAGTGGCTCACCGAGAACCCCGAGGCGCAGATCGCGCTGACGGGTGACTGGAACATCGCGCCGAGAGACGAAGACGTCTGGGATCCGGCGTTCTTCGAGGGCAAGACGCACGTGACGCAACCCGAGCGTGACGCGTTCCAGGCGATGATCGACACAGGCTACGCCGACGTGGTGCGCCCGCACACGAACGAGCCGCGCACCTACACGTACTGGGATTACACGCAGCTGCGTTTCCCCAAGAAGCAGGGCATGCGCATCGACTTCGCCCTGTGCTCCCCCGCCCTCGCCGGGCGCGTCCAGGGCGCCGTCATCGACCGCGACGAGCGCAAGGGCAAGGGTGCGAGCGACCACGCGCCCGTCATCGTGCAGCTCGACTGACAGCGTCTTGACTGACGAGTCGGCTGGCAGCGTGACGGCGCACGGTGCGATCAGCCGAGCCCAGCTGCGTCAGTCCGTGTCGTTCGAGTCAGTCCTGCGTGACGCAACCGGCACTGACTGACGCAGTGGCGGCGCGAGCAGCGCCATCACGCGCCGTCGGCTGTGTCGGTGCGCGATGGCGGCGGTCGGCCCCGTTAGGTTGGTGCGGTGAGCACTGTGGCAGAGGTGGACGTCGTCGTCGTCGGCACCGGTTTCTCCGGGATCGGCATGGCCGTGGCGCTGCAGGACGCCGGCCGCAGCTTCGTCATCCTCGAGAAGGCCGACGAGATCGGTGGCACGTG
This region of Dermacoccus nishinomiyaensis genomic DNA includes:
- the pyrE gene encoding orotate phosphoribosyltransferase; this encodes MTNIAEDRARLLQLIKDNAIVHGKVTLSSGKEADYYVDLRRISLSGEAAPLVGRVMRDLTRDFDYVAVGGLTLGADPVATSMLHAAAAAGEQVDAFVVRKAGKAHGLQQRIEGPSIKGRRVLVVEDTTTTGASPLEAVAACREEGAEVVGVATIADRATGAQEKIEAEGLTYVSAFSMEDLGLA
- the nirB gene encoding nitrite reductase large subunit NirB, translated to MRQDRPTHVVVIGAGMVAHKFAETLLAKDDARRVSLTVIGDEPFAPYDRVHLTSFFSGSTASDLLLDESVWDDERVTLRTGTLVTGIDRDARAVETEGGEHISYDALILATGSHAAVPPIEGRDVTGCFVYRTLDDVEALRRYVSDTAGRHPERQVRGAVIGGGLLGLEAGGALQAMGAVTTVVEFADRLMPMQVDAGGGEDLKRIIEGTGVHVRTSTATARINAGDDGRVASMDYASGERDDVDVVVFATGIRPRDELARAAGLELGPRGGVLVDTHCATTDPAIHAIGEVACIQGEVWGLVAPGYTMAEIAAAHLLGEAPDFDGADSSTKLKLMGVDVASFGDAFAATPGAREVVYSDAMTGWYRKLVVADDGHTLLGGVLVGDASAFPSLRAMVGHDLAAPSAFVIPEDERGAKAEINLELPDDAGVCSCNNVSAGQIRAAFADGATTVSDIKTCTKAGTSCGSCLPLVIKLVEVEQAKAGIEVDRSLCEHMPLSRSQLFNAIKVAKLTSFDDVIERFGAGRGCDVCKPTIANILASLENGHVLDGQQATMQDTNDHVLANMQKDGTYSVVPRIPGGEVTPSGLVAIGQIAEKYGLYTKITGAQRIDMFGARIDQLPAIWRELLDAGFECGQAYGKSLRAVKSCVGQTWCRFGVRDSVRLAIDLETRYKGLRSPHKLKMGVSGCARECAEARGKDAGIIATENGWNLYVGGNGGFKPVHAQLLAEDLDEEELIRTIDRFFMFYISTAERLQRTAPWLAELEGGAEHLREVIMDDALGICADLDAMMARHVNAYSDEWRDVLEDPEKLARFTAFVNDDTNVDPDLLYVVERDQPRPATPAEKADATLELIDSNRRPVRIAGERIPVGAGAAQGGQG
- a CDS encoding nitrite reductase (NAD(P)H) small subunit — protein: MTTPTPSEAGTSWTPLCAVDRLTPERAVAALTPDGAQVALVRLANDEVFAVGHRDPYALANVIARGVVGTRTLDGETYDVIQSPLYKQAFDVRTGEDVADRAVRLGTWAVRERDGMIELGERTSDYAEPEQTTR
- the cobA gene encoding uroporphyrinogen-III C-methyltransferase, with the protein product MSDAVAAGRVVLVGGGPGSLDLLTLRALRELEQADVIVADRLGPRDELARLDLSAEIIDVGKSPHHHPVPQDEINAILVREARAGRRVVRLKGGDPYLLGRGGEEYLSCHAHGIDVDVVPGVTSALSAPLAGGIPVTHRGWSAGLLVLSGHDELALPALAAWPHTIVVLMGMGRLGELTAGLVAHGKPAATPAGVVHRAWTPQQQVVRSTLDELAGECATRGIGNPSVIVIGDVVDVLPDAAIIDMTTQQATTEGTGETDA
- a CDS encoding sirohydrochlorin chelatase, translating into MPDDMTVAPTAPDLAPPESSAVATAPARGGRRAALVLVAHGTASPQGRRVVHDLADAVRAARPDLTVTEAYVDVQEPKVADVVARLVPEFDEVVAVPLLFCGGYHVRVDVAKAVAPHDNARSTGALGPSRPIAELLAQRLREAGARPGDAIVMAAAGSSRAEATADARAQARLLADVWGTSIDVAFGSAATPSVPDAVSANRDHPHVRVAVAALLLGEGHFHDKLTRSGAEIVTAPLGASPQIVEQILTRFDEE
- a CDS encoding exodeoxyribonuclease III, which codes for MRIATWNVNSIRTRVDRVIAFLERGDVDVLAMQETKCKDEQFPMARFEEAGYEVAHHGLNQWNGVAIASRVGLEDVQIGFEDMPGFGDPIAAEARAIAATCDGVRMWSLYVPNGREIGHPHYEYKLDWLAALRADGEKWLTENPEAQIALTGDWNIAPRDEDVWDPAFFEGKTHVTQPERDAFQAMIDTGYADVVRPHTNEPRTYTYWDYTQLRFPKKQGMRIDFALCSPALAGRVQGAVIDRDERKGKGASDHAPVIVQLD
- the macS gene encoding MacS family sensor histidine kinase; this translates as MSRAHLRRRPESPVRFGASSVASRWTGWGVGLPDDAMGSLWATSGAFRVLTLAYSLFIHSMAISHYSRPHLASALIAVQCIWSGIAAYTMFARRTWRPVLIGLDQVVTLALVYSTWIVAPESWWDHNQSLPTTMWVTNAVLTAGMMWGVGAGFASAVVLGLACLHVGGDLSWLERSPTLPILVSAGIAAGVASHGVQRAHEQLTRALELRARAAERERLARQVHDGVLQVLALTAREGERAGGEFARVGQLAAEQEQALRHLIADGDDSARRDGTWAGNAGAVRLNGLAGGVASSLRDAGQNGVARGGGALDAGIEASSVDAPARGAARRSDAPDPTDLRQALLALESRRCHVSAGAEAVTLRPDVVAEITAAVRQALTNTDLHAGRGGAPATSYVLLEDLGDEVVVTVRDDGVGMSPERPAQARAEGRLGVSGSIVGRIEAIGGRAHLTTAPGEGVEWEFTVPR
- a CDS encoding uroporphyrinogen-III synthase, yielding MRDQQPDGASAPRDAARRASHASAVASVEFASDSAPQQRRAPHDLAGRRIVITAQRKADEFAAPLERRGAEVVRAATMSHVPHVDDPELLAHTRALTEEPPDLLVVTTGIGFRGWFEAAEAAGLRERLLDALRTTRIYARGPKARGAVVGAGLEVTWTAASETTEEIKERLRGESLHGVRVAVQHHGAGSDGIDETLRAAGADVVSLVVYRWGPAPDPSAVARAVDLVARSDVDVVAFTAAPGVFAFLDAARASGQQDAVLDMLREGRVIAACVGDTTAAPLRECGVEPIVPTRFRLGALTRLVADTLGGHNDGHA
- a CDS encoding SDR family NAD(P)-dependent oxidoreductase, whose protein sequence is MTKWALVTGASAGIGKEFCEQLAARGDNVVLVARRADRLEELKAHLEKRYRVHAEVLAADLANADDLKRVAERVAQASDPIEVLVNNAGFGLKTAFLDTDVEKEIASVDVMVKAVVVLSHAAGRAMRERGRGAIINVSSVAGFMASGTYSAAKSYVTVFSESLAGQLAGTGVTVTALCPGFTHTDFHASADIDVDKTSAIGKRLWLDADRLVRDCLADVDAGRVISVPGKQYKVATQLLRHVPRSIVRAGALSNRHRPRD
- a CDS encoding DUF4031 domain-containing protein, with amino-acid sequence MAILIDPPMWPAWGTVFSHLVSDSSLDELHAFAHDHGVPDAAFDVDHYDVPERMYDALVAGGALPVRATELIRRLIAGGVRVRAVERRS
- a CDS encoding LemA family protein; protein product: MTFVIILLVIIVALVVAAVMMYNGLVKQRNTVQEAWHQIDVELTRRHDLIPNLVETVKAYAKHEAGTLDAVIRARGAAVNTNGSPAQVAEAEGELSQALGRLISVSEAYPDLKSNQNYQQLMGELSSTEDRISNARRYYNACVSSLNSKVDSIPTKFMAGPAGVTKAEYYEADEATKGAPRVNMTNDQAPNVQFDAPQSQQRPYNEQPQLPPSQMPYPTQNTASGQYQAPGQEGYGVPYPEQRK